In Pyrus communis chromosome 8, drPyrComm1.1, whole genome shotgun sequence, one genomic interval encodes:
- the LOC137742275 gene encoding WAT1-related protein At3g02690, chloroplastic — protein sequence MGMGWLLSSVSASGFSCCRCASYCLVSVAIASPSRHSVTGIRRRGNGPLALGPPPLPCSSTWTCLPVSVSQYNGRRRSSDPKNNFIANCTLGNGSGDPELQDSQYSSAVDCLGTGQDVEHVVSSEETQQQTTVGLDLELIQQVQEWAVLVSPFFFWGTSMVAMKEVLPRTGPFFVSAFRLIPAGLLLVAFASFRRRPFPSGLTAWLSIALFGLVDAACFQGFLAQGLQRTSAGLGSVIIDSQPLTVAILASLFFGESIGFLGAAGLVLGVIGLLLLEAPSLVFDGSNFSLWQSGEWWMLLAAQSMAVGTVMVRWVSKYSDPIMATGWHMVIGGAPLVLISILNHENAVSGSLVEFTTNDTLALFYTSIFGSAISYGVYFYSATKGSLTKLSSLTFLTPMFASIFGYLYLGEIFSPLQLSGAIITIVAIYMVNYKTTLE from the exons ATGGGGATGGGGTGGCTGCTATCCTCAGTCTCAGCCTCAGGCTTTTCTTGCTGCCGCTGCGCCAGCTATTGCCTTGTCTCCGTTGCTATTGCGTCGCCAAGCCGCCATTCGGTTACTGGTATCAGAAGACGAGGTAATGGACCACTCGCACTCGGTCCTCCTCCACTCCCATGTTCTTCCACTTGGACTTGCCTTCCTGTTTCTGTTTCTCAATATAATGGAAGACGACGAAGCAGTGACCCGAAGAATAATTTTATTGCCAATTGCACCCTTGGTAATGGTAGTGGTGACCCCGAACTCCAAGATTCACAGTATTCGTCTGCCGTCGATTGCTTGGGGACAGGCCAGGACGTAGAGCACGTGGTCTCTTCCGAAGAAACTCAACAGCAGACTACcgttggattggatttggaatTGATACAGCAAGTACAAGAATGGGCAGTATTggtctctcccttcttcttttgGGGTACCTCCATGGTGGCCATGAAGGAGGTTCTGCCAAGAACGGGCCCTTTCTTCGTCTCAGCCTTCCGTCTAATTCCTGCCGGCCTTCTCCTAGTTGCCTTTGCCTCCTTCCGAAGGCGCCCCTTTCCATCTGGCCTCACCGCCTGGCTATCGATTGCACTTTTTGGCCTCGTCGATGCCGCTTGTTTCCAAGGGTTTCTCGCTCAAGGTTTGCAGCGGACATCTGCTGGTCTGGGCAGT GTTATAATTGATTCACAACCTTTGACGGTAGCTATACTTGCTTCCTTGTTCTTCGGCGAGTCTATTGGCTTTCTTGGAGCTGCTGGCCTTGTTCTTGGTGTCATTGGACTTCTACTTCTTGAG GCACCTTCACTTGTTTTTGATGGAAGTAACTTTTCATTATGGCAAAGTGGGGAGTGGTGGATGCTTCTTGCAGCTCAAAGCATGGCAGTTGGCACAGTCATGGTGCGCTGGGTTTCCAAGTACTCTGATCCTATTATGGCAACTGGATGG CACATGGTTATTGGTGGCGCACCTCTGGTTCTAATCTCCATTCTTAACCATGAAAATGCTGTCAGTGGGAGTCTAGTGGAGTTCACAACAAATGATACATTGGCACTTTTTTACACATCCATTTTTGGAAGTGCCATCAGCTATGGTGTTTACTTCTACAGTGCAACAAAAG GTAGCCTGACAAAGCTCAGCTCTCTTACCTTTCTTACTCCAATGTTTGCATCGATATTTGG GTATCTTTATCTTGGTGAGATCTTCTCGCCCTTGCAATTAAGTGGCGCCATCATTACAATTGTTGCAATATACATGGTTAACTATAAAACAACTCTGGAATGA